A stretch of Meiothermus sp. QL-1 DNA encodes these proteins:
- the cysK gene encoding cysteine synthase A has translation MFVEDVIGKTPVVRLRRIVEPGMAEVWVKLEGNNPGGSIKDRTAWYLIKDAEERGILKPGSGQLIVEPTSGNTGIGLAMVAASRGYRLILTMPAQMSEERKRILRAYGAELILTDPSRRMLAAIEEAQRIVAETGAFMPNQFDNPANARAHYETTGPEIFAQMEGRLDAFVYGSGTGGTIMGVGRYLRERLPKVQIIACEPARSNVLSGGQMGPHQFQGMGPGFIPPNLDVSLLDRVIQVLEEDAFPLAKPLARQEGLFVGMSATGMIWAALQVARELGPGKRVLTIACDSGMKYLSTPLFAEEAGVAQPVTS, from the coding sequence ATGTTTGTCGAAGATGTGATTGGCAAAACGCCCGTGGTGAGGCTGCGGCGCATCGTGGAGCCCGGCATGGCCGAGGTCTGGGTCAAGCTCGAGGGCAACAACCCCGGCGGCTCCATCAAGGACCGCACCGCCTGGTACCTGATCAAGGATGCCGAGGAACGGGGCATCCTCAAACCCGGCTCGGGCCAGCTCATCGTGGAGCCCACCAGCGGCAACACCGGAATCGGCCTGGCCATGGTGGCCGCCAGCCGCGGTTACCGGCTCATCCTGACCATGCCGGCCCAGATGTCCGAAGAGCGCAAGCGCATCCTCAGGGCCTACGGGGCCGAGCTTATCCTGACCGACCCCAGCCGCCGCATGCTGGCCGCCATCGAGGAGGCCCAGCGCATCGTGGCCGAGACAGGGGCCTTCATGCCCAACCAGTTCGACAATCCCGCCAACGCCCGCGCCCACTACGAGACCACCGGCCCGGAAATCTTCGCCCAGATGGAAGGGCGGCTGGATGCTTTTGTGTACGGCTCCGGTACCGGGGGCACCATCATGGGGGTGGGGCGTTACCTGCGCGAACGGCTGCCCAAGGTGCAGATTATCGCCTGCGAGCCGGCCCGCAGCAACGTGCTCTCGGGGGGGCAGATGGGGCCCCACCAGTTCCAGGGGATGGGACCAGGCTTCATCCCCCCCAACCTGGACGTGAGCCTCCTCGACCGGGTAATCCAGGTGCTGGAGGAGGACGCCTTCCCCCTGGCCAAACCCCTGGCCCGCCAGGAAGGGCTTTTCGTGGGCATGAGCGCCACCGGCATGATCTGGGCCGCCTTGCAGGTGGCCCGCGAGCTGGGACCAGGCAAGCGGGTGCTGACCATCGCCTGCGACTCCGGCATGAAGTACCTGTCCACCCCCCTATTCGCGGAGGAGGCCGGAGTGGCCCAGCCGGTCACTTCTTAG
- a CDS encoding peptidylprolyl isomerase encodes MTASKGQVVSIRYTLRVDEEIVDQGELAYLHGYHNIVPGLEEALEGKAVGERVVVSVPPEKGYGLYDPEGVQVVDRAAFPPDAELAEGAMFYAEDAQGNPMPFTVLAVDGDSVTIDFNHALAGETLDFDVTLTAVRPATPEELEHGHVHDLHGHPH; translated from the coding sequence ATGACTGCAAGCAAAGGCCAGGTGGTTTCCATCCGCTACACCCTGCGCGTGGACGAGGAGATCGTGGACCAGGGCGAGCTCGCCTACCTGCACGGTTACCACAACATCGTGCCGGGGCTGGAGGAGGCCCTGGAGGGCAAGGCGGTGGGGGAGCGGGTGGTGGTTTCGGTGCCCCCCGAGAAGGGCTACGGCCTCTACGACCCCGAAGGGGTGCAGGTGGTGGACCGGGCGGCCTTCCCCCCAGATGCCGAGCTGGCCGAAGGGGCCATGTTCTACGCGGAGGACGCGCAGGGGAACCCCATGCCCTTCACCGTCCTGGCCGTGGATGGCGACAGCGTGACCATTGACTTCAACCACGCGTTGGCCGGCGAGACCCTTGACTTCGACGTGACCCTGACCGCAGTGCGGCCGGCTACCCCGGAGGAGCTCGAGCACGGCCACGTCCACGACCTGCACGGCCACCCGCACTGA